In Rosa chinensis cultivar Old Blush chromosome 1, RchiOBHm-V2, whole genome shotgun sequence, a genomic segment contains:
- the LOC112199394 gene encoding FHA domain-containing protein FHA2, whose amino-acid sequence MNISSHHTCIFYDLTHCCFRLEVLRKHGCLLEGVLHLPKNRPVKLNSQDLLQIRDKEFYFLLPCEEYSGWPIEPRHYAVAIRGGGGSGKKMREGYEGYGYSGGLGSGSGTKSGSLALGVAGVAADKRLGVERGVDGAEDGGGLKSCSGLLVIVGVAGGALDVVDWAIGESGRGQWSTLMAEYAYTN is encoded by the exons ATGAACATCTCCTCCCACCACACGTGCATCTTCTACGACCTCACCCACTGCTGCTTCAGGCTGGAGGTCCTCAGAAAGCACGGTTGCCTCCTGGAGGGGGTTCTCCACCTCCCCAAAAACCGTCCAGTCAAGCTCAATTCGCAGGATCTGCTTCAAATTAGGGATAAAGAGTTTTACTTTTTGTTGCCTTGTGAGGAGTACTCTGGGTGGCCTATTGAGCCGAGGCATTATGCAGTGGCGATCAGGGGCGGTGGTGGTAGTGGGAAGAAGATGAGGGAAGGGTATGAGGGTTATGGGTACAGTGGTGGGCTAGGTTCTGGATCGGGCACCAAGTCGGGTTCTTTGGCTTTAG GAGTCGCGGGAGTGGCAGCCGACAAAAGATTGGGAGTGGAGAGGGGAGTCGACGGGGCTGAGGATGGGGGTGGACTGAAAAGTTGTAGTGGTCTTCTCGTCATTGTGGGAGTCGCGGGAGGGGCTTTGGACGTAGTAGACTGGGCGATAGGGGAATCGGGTCGGGGACAATGGTCTACACTAATGGCGGAGTATGCCTACAccaactga
- the LOC112174141 gene encoding GRAS family protein TF80 yields MSVLFVDQKMAQEDGSPVTSSAMYFPGLGSPYPWLSPGIGSPYPWLRELKSEERGLCLIQLLQGCAHHVASGSIEQANVWLEQISQLASAGGDTMQRIAAYFTEALADRMLKGLPGLYKALNSTKLSSIAEEIHIKRLFFDLCPFLKLSYVITNQAIVEAMEGEKMVHIIDLHSFEPAQWINLIQTLNARPEGPPHLRITGIHEHKEVLEQMAARLTEEAEKHDIPFQFNAIVSKLENLDVESLRVKTGEALAVCSVLQLHSLLATDDDMTRRKSPLATNNLQKVMHINKRTLGEWLEKDPISAYCLSPDSSLSPLSLGASPKMGSFLTALWGLSPKLMVITEQESNHNGHTLMDRIIEALHYYAALFDCLESTVSRASMERQKVEKMLFGEEIKNIISCEGTDRKERHEKLEKWILRLELSGFGRVQLSYHGRMQAKKMLRDYGYDGYEIKEDNGCLVICWHDRPLFSVSAWRFRRYE; encoded by the coding sequence ATGAGTGTTCTCTTTGTTGATCAAAAAATGGCGCAAGAGGACGGGTCACCTGTAACTTCATCAGCCATGTACTTTCCCGGTTTAGGATCTCCATACCCTTGGCTTTCCCCTGGTATAGGGTCTCCATACCCTTGGCTGAGGGAGCTAAAATCTGAAGAGCGAGGTTTATGTCTGATCCAACTTCTTCAAGGCTGTGCTCATCATGTCGCTTCTGGTAGTATTGAGCAGGCAAATGTTTGGCTCGAGCAGATTTCTCAGCTCGCCTCTGCTGGTGGCGATACAATGCAGCGAATAGCAGCTTATTTCACTGAGGCACTTGCAGACCGAATGCTGAAAGGTTTGCCTGGTCTATATAAGGCCCTTAACTCAACGAAACTATCATCAATCGCAGAAGAAATTCACATCAAAAGGCTTTTCTTTGATCTCTGTCCCTTCTTAAAGCTTTCATATGTGATAACAAATCAGGCCATAGTGGAAGCTATGGAAGGGGAGAAGATGGTTCATATTATTGATCTTCATTCATTTGAGCCTGCCCAGTGGATAAATCTGATTCAGACATTAAATGCAAGACCTGAAGGTCCACCACATTTGAGAATTACAGGCATTCATGAACATAAGGAGGTGTTGGAGCAAATGGCTGCCAGGTTGACAGAAgaagctgaaaagcatgacattCCCTTTCAGTTCAATGCTATAGTGAGCAAGTTAGAGAATCTTGATGTCGAAAGTTTACGTGTCAAGACTGGAGAAGCTCTTGCAGTCTGCTCTGTACTCCAGCTGCATTCACTCTTAGCAACCGATGATGACATGACCAGAAGGAAATCTCCATTAGCAACAAATAACCTGCAAAAAGTCATGCATATCAATAAACGCACTTTAGGTGAGTGGCTGGAGAAAGATCCGATCAGTGCATATTGCCTGAGTCCGGATTCTTCATTATCCCCGCTATCTTTAGGTGCTTCCCCAAAGATGGGGAGTTTTTTAACTGCTCTTTGGGGCCTTTCCCCGAAATTAATGGTGATAACTGAGCAGGAATCAAACCACAATGGTCATACACTAATGGACAGGATCATAGAAGCACTGCACTACTATGCAGCACTTTTTGATTGCTTGGAGTCTACAGTATCGAGAGCATCAATGGAGCGGCAAAAGGTTGAGAAGATGCTTTTTGGGGAGGAAATCAAAAACATCATATCATGTGAAGGAACTGACAGAAAGGAGAGGCATGAGAAGCTTGAGAAGTGGATTTTAAGGCTAGAGTTGTCTGGCTTTGGGAGGGTGCAGTTGAGCTACCATGGAAGGATGCAGGCGAAGAAGATGTTGCGTGACTATGGCTACGATGGCTATGAGATTAAAGAAGACAATGGATGTTTGGTTATTTGCTGGCATGACAGACCACTTTTTTCGGTGTCAGCCTGGAGATTCCGGAGATACGAGTGA
- the LOC112174154 gene encoding dirigent protein 22: protein MALFVPFACFIILSTSFTTIHGLFSEQSPLSLSAIRMEKLTRLHFYFHDIQGGQNPTALRILGPPNKSVGSFGSTFITDDPLTEKPEASSKLVGRAQGIYAFASQHDSGLLMVLNFAFIEGMYNGSTLSILGRNPFMDTMREMPIVGGSGAFRYARGYALARTFSFNPKTGDAVVQYNVSVLHY, encoded by the coding sequence atggCTTTGTTTGTCCCGTTTGCCTGCTTCATCATTCTATCAACCTCCTTCACTACAATTCATGGACTATTCTCAGAGCAATCTCCTCTATCCCTATCTGCAATAAGAATGGAGAAACTTACCCGCCTCCACTTCTATTTCCATGACATCCAAGGCGGCCAAAATCCAACTGCCCTAAGAATTCTTGGGCCACCAAACAAGTCGGTTGGTAGCTTCGGATCTACTTTCATAACAGACGATCCACTGACCGAGAAGCCAGAGGCTAGCTCAAAGCTTGTAGGAAGAGCTCAGGGCATTTATGCTTTTGCTTCTCAACATGATTCAGGGTTGCTCATGGTCCTGAATTTTGCTTTCATAGAGGGTATGTACAATGGCAGTACCCTTAGCATTCTTGGGAGGAATCCTTTTATGGATACCATGCGAGAGATGCCTATAGTCGGAGGCAGTGGAGCTTTCCGGTATGCACGGGGCTATGCACTAGCAAGGACATTCTCCTTCAATCCAAAGACTGGAGATGCTGTTGTCCAGTACAATGTGTCAGTGTTGCACTACTAG
- the LOC112181452 gene encoding dirigent protein 22 codes for MHTMSSFLLVTLFTIFSTFLFSIDGVLIRQFFKADQKKEEETSHLHFFFHDILSGKTPSAVRIIGGPNSSLSSFGSTLMIDDALTEKQDPTSKIIGRAQGFYSVAAQQEIALLMVMSFQFVEGQYKGSSISILGRNPVMNDVREMPIVGGTGLFRFARGYVLAHTVWFDANTGDAIVEYNVYVSQTS; via the coding sequence ATGCATACTATGTCCTCATTTCTTCTCGTCACTCTCTTCACAATCTTCTCCACCTTTTTATTCTCCATTGATGGAGTTCTAATCAGGCAATTCTTCAAGGCAGatcagaaaaaagaagaagaaacgagCCACCTTCACTTTTTCTTCCATGACATTCTTAGTGGCAAAACTCCAAGTGCTGTCAGAATTATCGGCGGGCCAAACAGCAGCCTCTCCAGCTTCGGTTCCACCTTGATGATTGATGATGCGCTCACTGAAAAGCAAGATCCCACATCGAAGATCATCGGACGAGCACAAGGGTTTTACTCAGTGGCTGCACAACAGGAGATTGCACTGCTTATGGTCATGAGTTTTCAGTTTGTGGAGGGTCAGTACAAGGGGAGTAGCATCAGCATTCTTGGGAGGAATCCAGTGATGAACGATGTCAGGGAGATGCCGATTGTTGGAGGCACCGGATTGTTTCGGTTTGCTCGTGGCTATGTTTTAGCACATACGGTTTGGTTTGATGCTAATACAGGAGACGCCATTGTTGAGTACAATGTTTATGTGTCACAGACCTCGTGA
- the LOC121049372 gene encoding uncharacterized protein LOC121049372 — protein MKEEGDKSESVHASCPGFGRFCMRQSSMEHTNKISRSKEVSSDRNNNIDAEHIISKIRRKATSKLLEHIKQIVLQNPIECLPLFKVELEKLIAAFTEYGIDPSPLKVKVDKLMMDIANYNSMQSACSGKIAPEVQHQRLADNKSHLDRAFNLQTAEKCHYESLLDFLASSENRSEKLKREQERLEERIDKLRVSISGSGLKIAEHKNAVDRLLKQKVEISKTPVLTSKDAKTLKNLKDSLEGQCKGFKDFTLR, from the exons ATGAAAGAGGAAGGGGACAAATCAGAATCCGTACATGCTTCATGTCCTGGCTTTGGAA GGTTTTGTATGAGGCAAAGTTCAATGGAACACACCAATAAGATATCCCGTTCCAAGGAGGTTTCATCTGACAGAAACAATAATATTGATGCAGAGCATATTATCTCTAAAATTCGCCGCAAAGCAACATCGAAGTTGTTGGAACACATCAAGCAGATTGTGTTACAGAATCCCATAGAGTGCCTTCCACTATTCAAAGTAGAACTTGAAAAACTCATCGCCGCCTTTACCGAGTATGGGATTGATCCTTCACCATTAAAGGTCAAGGTTGACAAGCTCATGATGGATATTGCTAATTACAATTCCATGCAGTCTGCTTGCTCCGGGAAGATAGCTCCAGAGGTACAGCATCAGCGGTTGGCTGACAATAAATCTCATCTTGACAGAGCCTTTAATCTTCAAACAGCTGAAAAATGTCACTATGAATCGCTACTTGACTTCCTAGCCTCTTCAGAGAATCGTAGTGAGAAGCTGAAAAGAGAGCAAGAACGATTGGAGGAGCGGATAGACAAGCTTCGTGTTTCCATATCAGGAAGTGGGTTAAAGATAGCTGAACATAAAAATGCTGTTGATCGGTTGCTGAAACAGAAAGTCGAAATTTCAAAGACTCCCGTATTGACTTCTAAAGATGCTAAAACTTTGAAGAATCTGAAAGATTCACTCGAGGGTCAGTGCAAAGGCTTCAAGGACTTTACTTTGAGGTGA